In Drosophila subpulchrella strain 33 F10 #4 breed RU33 chromosome 3R, RU_Dsub_v1.1 Primary Assembly, whole genome shotgun sequence, the following are encoded in one genomic region:
- the LOC119562997 gene encoding NKAP family protein CG6066, which translates to MRSRSRSRSRQRERRRSVSRDRSRSERRTYQKPQPRRSVSRERERDRERELHRDRTSHRNSRRSREKEVVSRRHRARSSSSSSSGSSSRSSSSSRSPSRSRKSRPKSVERWPNDRFHENNDRRQNPFRGRAPEGSFINDPAEPSSRSQHRGRGATQFKGDSKAINARRNQRVRIAEEGVPEVWGKSPSRPESDEVELVKGSYMGPKKKKKKGKSKHKKADKKSKKKSKKSKKKKSKKESSSSDDSSSSSSSSEDSSDDSSSSSSSSESEDESEAEDVWLEKTAEGVKKPKKKKSSTSKKDKKSKKKKKKRKSEAEKSKKSSSSSGSRSKAKDSASHNDEDVGPSLRTGGSLNQKDFGKALLPGEGAAMAAYIAEGKRIPRRGEIGLTSDEIANFESVGYVMSGSRHRRMEAVRIRKENQLYSADEKRALAMFSKEERQKRENKILSQFKDMIHSKLQAKDKK; encoded by the coding sequence ATGCGTTCACGGAGCAGGAGTCGCAGCCGGCAGAGGGAACGCCGCAGATCCGTTTCCAGGGATCGTTCCCGCTCGGAGAGAAGAACCTACCAAAAACCGCAGCCAAGACGATCAGTTTCCCGCGAGAGGGAAAGAGACAGGGAGAGGGAGCTCCACAGGGACAGGACTTCACATCGCAACTCCCGTCGTTCCAGGGAAAAGGAGGTGGTGTCTCGCCGCCACAGAGCCCGCTCCTCATCATCCAGCAGCTCCGGCAGCAGCAGTCGAAGCTCTAGTTCCTCCAGGAGCCCATCCAGAAGCCGAAAATCCCGCCCAAAATCCGTGGAACGATGGCCCAACGATCGTTTTCACGAAAACAACGACAGGCGGCAGAATCCCTTCCGGGGAAGGGCTCCCGAGGGCAGTTTCATTAATGACCCTGCAGAACCCTCGTCCAGATCGCAGCACAGAGGCCGAGGAGCCACCCAGTTCAAAGGAGATTCCAAGGCGATCAATGCCCGCCGGAACCAGAGAGTTCGCATCGCCGAGGAGGGCGTACCAGAAGTCTGGGGCAAGAGCCCATCTCGGCCAGAAAGCGACGAAGTGGAGCTGGTAAAGGGCTCCTACATGGGACCCAAGAAGAAAAAGAAGAAGGGCAAGAGCAAACACAAGAAAGCGGACAAGAAATCCAAGAAAAAGTCAAAGAAATCGAAGAAGAAAAAGAGCAAAAAGGAGTCCAGCTCCTCGGACGACTCCTCCTCCAGTTCATCTAGTAGCGAGGACAGCAGCGATGACTCCAGTAGCTCCAGTTCCAGCTCCGAAAGCGAGGATGAGTCCGAGGCGGAAGATGTTTGGCTGGAAAAGACTGCCGAGGGTGTCAAGAAACCCAAAAAGAAGAAGTCATCCACCAGCAAAAAGGATAAAAAGtcaaaaaagaagaaaaagaagCGGAAATCAGAGGCCGAGAAGTCCAAGAAGAGCTCCTCCTCCAGTGGCAGCAGGTCCAAGGCTAAGGATAGTGCCTCCCACAACGACGAGGACGTGGGTCCTTCACTGCGAACAGGTGGAAGCCTGAATCAAAAGGATTTCGGAAAGGCCCTGTTGCCCGGAGAAGGTGCCGCCATGGCTGCCTACATCGCCGAGGGCAAGAGGATTCCCCGCCGTGGTGAGATCGGCTTAACCTCCGACGAGATTGCCAACTTTGAGTCCGTTGGCTACGTGATGAGCGGCAGCAGGCATCGGCGCATGGAGGCGGTGCGTATCCGCAAGGAGAACCAGCTGTACTCCGCCGACGAAAAGCGGGCGCTTGCCATGTTCAGCAAGGAGGAGCGGCAGAAGCGCGAGAACAAGATCCTGTCGCAGTTCAAGGACATGATCCACTCAAAGCTGCAGGCCAAGGACAAGAAGTAG
- the LOC119562995 gene encoding palmitoyltransferase ZDHHC16, translated as MARITWRGHSGQELLALCRLRWSYMKHCWHSLTFNAHMNSSYASDVCLTPIFWFVDNYTHCLGPFFVVGVAALTTSVVSIAYWIGLPFWWAKSQLVTYFLLVVGNWLLLNVVFHYIMAVITPAGHPPEGVSLVEAVSMCGKCIAPKPPRTHHCSVCNRCILKMDHHCPWLNNCVGYGNHRYFFLYMTYTTLGCLFLILFGLEIGHKYLWLDNGETWTEIEPLEGQPVKFNLSGHIIPVTHPHEYDEFMLPPAIHNLPTPLLDTDAPAPGRRRALWFMAFTNVAVVLALGSLSIWHAKLITRGETSVEAHINEAETKRLLQQQRIYINPYNFGTKKNWKLFLGLVRGRSFWRTVLLPSWHKPEGTGLSFHTVNDAPFEDEWP; from the exons ATGGCGCGTATCACATGGAGAGGCCACTCTGGTCAGGAGTTGCT CGCTTTATGCCGGCTTCGTTGGTCTTATATGAAACATTGCTGGCACTCCCTGACTTTCAACGCCCACATGAACTCCTCCTACGCCTCCGACGTCTGTTTGACCCCCATTTTTTGGTTCGTCGACAACTACACTCACTGCCTGGGACCG TTTTTTGTGGTTGGAGTAGCTGCCCTGACCACTTCAGTGGTTAGTATTGCCTACTGGATTGGTTTGCCCTTTTGGTGGGCCAAGAGCCAGTTGGTCACCTATTTCCTGCTCGTTGTGGGCAATTGGCTGTTGCTCAATGTTGTTTTCCACTACATTATGGCTGTGATCACGCCGGCGGGTCATCCACCGGAAGGTGTGTCGCTGGTGGAAGCGGTTAGCATGTGTGGCAAGTGCATAGCCCCCAAACCACCAAGGACCCATCATTGCTCCGTCTGCAATCGCTGCATCCTCAAGATGGATCACCACTGCC CTTGGCTCAACAACTGTGTGGGCTATGGAAACCATCGGTACTTTTTCCTCTACATGACGTACACCACTCTGGGATGCCTGTTTCTCATTCTGTTTGGCTTGGAGATTGGCCACAAATACCTGTGGCTGGACAATGGCGAAACCTGGACGGAGATTGAGCCCCTGGAGGGGCAACCAGTCAAGTTTAACCTCAGTGGACACATCATTCCGGTG ACCCATCCCCATGAATACGATGAGTTTATGCTGCCGCCTGCAATACACAATCTTCCGACACCCCTTTTGGATACGGATGCACCTGCGCCTGGTCGACGACGAGCCCTGTGGTTTATGGCCTTCACAAATGTGGCCGTGGTCTTGGCCCTCGGGAGCCTTTCCATCTGGCATGCCAAACTCATCACTCGCGGAGAAACGAGTGTGGAGGCCCACATCAACGAAGCGGAGACAAAACGGCTCCTGCAGCAGCAACGCATTTACATCAATCCCTACAACTTTGGCACTAAAAAGAACTGGAAACTGTTTTTGGGTCTGGTGCGAGGCAG ATCTTTCTGGCGAACTGTTCTGCTTCCCTCCtggcacaagcctgaaggcacTGGCCTCAGTTTCCACACGGTTAACGATGCTCCCTTTGAGGATGAGTGGCCATAG
- the LOC119563066 gene encoding Y+L amino acid transporter 2: protein MPAVDELQSPSSEMVLLTPSSGNPPSSIAANPAANPPEKTQVREGSAESDSSRVVIKKQLGLLEGVAIILGIIFGSGIFVSPKGVLLEVQSVGASLVIWVLCGLLSMIGALCYAELGTAIPKSGGDYAYIFEAYGSLPAFLYLWDAMMIFVPTTNAIMGLTFASYVLEPFFGGACHIPKIALQLLAAITICFLTYLNSYYMKVTTKMQNIIMFTKIAALVMIILVGLVWMLMGNVENFTRPFDDTETDPGKMSVAFYSGIFSYAGWNYLNFMTEELRDPYRNLPRAIYISLPLVTGIYVLANVAYLAVLSPSEMIASNAIAVTFGDKILGAFSLVIPIMVAISAFGGLSVHIMTSSRICFVGARNGHMPAILSHISVKSYTPLPSLVFLCFLSIVMLVVSDVYVLITYASIVESFFIMLSVSAVLYFRYTRPCMDRPIKVALWIPALFVIVCAFLVVVPIYVAPYEVGMGVLITIIGIPFYYVGVVWKNKPKWVQRTIDSLTFTCQKLFLSAKEEKED, encoded by the exons ATGCCCGCCGTCGATGAGCTGCAGTCGCCGTCCAGCGAAATGGTCCTACTGACCCCCAGTTCCGGAAACCCACCCTCCAGCATAGCGGCCAATCCGGCGGCCAATCCCCCCGAGAAAACCCAAGTTCGCGAGGGATCCGCCGAATCGGACAGCAGCAGGGTTGTGATCAAAAAGCAGCTTGGCCTCCTGGAAGGCGTGGCCATCATCCTGGGCATTATCTTTGGATCCGGAATCTTCGTATCCCCGAAAGGCGTCCTCCTGGAGGTGCAGTCCGTGGGCGCTTCGCTGGTCATCTGGGTCCTCTGCGGACTGCTGTCCATGATAGGTGCCCTATGCTATGCGGAACTCGGCACTGCCATACCCAAATCCGGCGGGGATTACGCCTATATCTTCGAGGCTTACGGATCGCTGCCGGCGTTTCTCTATCTCTGGGATGCCATGATGATATTCGT ACCCACGACCAATGCCATTATGGGACTGACCTTTGCCTCCTATGTGCTGGAACCCTTTTTCGGCGGAGCCTGCCACATTCCCAAGATAGCCCTGCAGCTGCTGGCGGCCATCACCATCTGCTTCCTCACCTACCTGAATTCATACTACATGAAGGTGACCACCAAGATGCAGAACATCATCATGTTCACCAAAATCGCTGCCCTGGTCATGATCATCCTGGTGGGCCTGGTCTGGATGCTAATGGGCAATGTGGAGAACTTCACCAGACCCTTCGATGACACAGAGACTGATCCCGGCAAGATGTCGGTGGCCTTTTATTCCGGCATCTTTTCGTATGCGGGCTGGAATTACTTGAACTTCATGACGGAGGAACTGCGGGATCCCTATCGCAATCTGCCGCGCGCCATTTACATCTCACTGCCACTGGTCACCGGCATTTATGTGCTGGCCAATGTGGCTTATCTGGCCGTGCTGTCGCCCTCCGAGATGATCGCCTCCAATGCCATCGCAGTG ACCTTCGGCGATAAGATTCTCGGCGCCTTTTCATTGGTCATACCCATCATGGTGGCCATCTCCGCCTTTGGCGGCCTCTCCGTCCACATCATGACCTCCTCCCGCATTTGCTTTGTGGGCGCCCGCAATGGACATATGCCGGCGATTTTGTCGCACATCAGCGTGAAGAGCTACACCCCACTGCCGTCGCTCGTTTTTCTG TGCTTTCTCTCCATTGTGATGCTGGTGGTGAGCGACGTGTACGTGCTGATCACCTACGCCAGCATTGTGGAATCGTTCTTTATAATGCTGTCGGTGTCAGCGGTTCTGTACTTCCGCTACACACGTCCCTGCATGGATAGGCCAATTAAA GTCGCCTTGTGGATACCCGCACTATTTGTCATCGTGTGCGCCTTTCTAGTCGTCGTGCCCATCTATGTGGCGCCCTACGAGGTCGGCATGGGGGTATTAATCACCATAATTGGCATACCCTTCTACTACGTGGGCGTCGTGTGGAAGAATAAGCCGAAATGGGTGCAGCGCACGATTG ACTCGCTGACCTTCACTTGCCAGAAGCTCTTCTTGTCCGCCAAAGAGGAGAAGGAGGACTAA